One genomic window of Fusarium keratoplasticum isolate Fu6.1 chromosome 3, whole genome shotgun sequence includes the following:
- a CDS encoding Stress response regulator, translating into MSDIVLGGTQEGGNGASEFVRKLLRMLKDVSHQDVVRWGEDGETFVVLDVEKFTRLVLPKHFNHRNLSSFTRQLSKYDFHRVRPLSDNESSPNANLLKFKHPYFLVDSKDDISKIRRKASAPRKPQVTGDITANHHIGVISEQLAATQQQMQQLQELLAAVSQTNRLLIHEVLTLRKMLNTQKQAQHEMLNYLAQWSEAHNSGLLGKSINWHGAVSTAEEDGPVPELRRARELLSSVTVNSIADRELGCLHDVHVSAAESAADPTPMIMLASVVMMYDPMSNGTVISQQQQPSTTLVNPPTSPTTDNNG; encoded by the exons ATGTCTGACATAGTGCTGGGTGGCACCCAGGAGGGCGGGAACGGCGCGAGCGAATTT GTGCGCAAGCTCCTTAG AATGCTTAAAGACGTATCACATCAGGATGTTGTCAGATGGGGAGAAGACGGTGAGACATTCGTTGTGTTGGAC GTCGAGAAGTTCACCAGATTGGTCCTGCCGAAGCATTTCAACCACCGCAACCTCTCGAGCTTCACTCGACAATTGAGCAAATATGACTTTCACAGGGTGAGGCCATTGAGCGACAATGAATCTTCGCCCAACGCAAAT TTGCTGAAATTCAAACACCCATATTTCCTGGTCGACAGTAAAGATGATATTAGTAAGATTCGCCGGAAAGCATCTGCGCCGAGGAAACCACAGGTGACGGGGGATATCACTGCCAACCACCACATCGGTGTCATATCTGAACAGCTGGCGGCCACACAGCAGCAGATGCAACAGCTCCAAGAGCTACTCGCTGCTGTGTCACAGACTAATAGACTTCTTATCCATGAAGTCTTGACTTTACGAAAGATGCTCAACACCCAGAAGCAAGCACAGCACGAGATGTTGAACTATCTCGCCCAGTGGAGTGAGGCTCATAACAGCGGACTTTTGGGCAAGTCGATAAATTGGCACGGTGCAGTGTCAAccgccgaggaagatggccCGGTACCCGAGTTGCGAAGAGCGAGGGAGCTCCTTTCCAGCGTGACGGTCAACTCGATTGCCGACCGCGAGCTCGGTTGTCTTCACGACGTGCATGTATCCGCGGCCGAATCCGCGGCCGACCCGACTCCCATGATTATGCTGGCCtctgtggtgatgatgtaTGATCCCATGAGTAATGGCACCGTCATctcacagcagcagcagccctcgACGACTTTGGTCAACCCGCCAACTTCGCCGACGACAGACAACAATGGATAA
- a CDS encoding HAL protein kinase produces MPWLVSNQANSNKQETAQLTSEREGRRDSSATLVEKYGKCREVVGRGKFGIVLVSLKKKENGVGEELYAVKKFQRQPKETERIYGNYCEIMEFCTGGDLHSLLMRGVEYIHEMGVAHLDLKPKNLLLTYDGLLKISDFGHSECVRFAWEKDVHRVSGIPNPDPYVAPEEYTGGGFDGYAVDIWACGVIYMSMITGRCLWRTAKTSEDASYSQYLEARRHQEGFEPIESLPRLFSGLEIGGAAIDLCQR; encoded by the exons ATGCCGTGGCTGGTATCGAATCAGGCGAACTCTAACAAGCAAGAGACGGCACAGCTTACGTCCGAAAGGGAAGGAAGGCGCGACTCGTCAGCAACATTGGTAGAGAAATACGGCAAGTGCCGGGAAGTAGTGGGCCGTGGGAAGTtcggcatcgtcctcgtctcgCTCAAGAAAAAGGAGAATGGAGTGGGCGAGGAATTATATGCGGTTAAGAAGTTCCAGCGACAGCCGAAGGAGACAGAGCGGATATAC GGTAACTACTGCGAGATTATGGAGTTCTGCACCGGTGGTGATTTGCATAGCTTG TTGATGCGCGGCGTTGAGTACATACACGAGATGGGGGTGGCACATCTCGACCTCAAGCCTAAGAACCTCTTACTCACTTACGATGGCTTGCTCAAGATCAGCGACTTTGGCCATAGTGAGTGTGTCCGCTTCGCTTGGGAGAAGGATGTACATAGGGTTTCTGGGATCCCTAACCCGGATCCATACGTCGCTCCTGAAGAGTACACCGGTGGGGGGTTTGACGGTTATGCAGTCGACATTTGGGCTTGCGGCGTTATCTACATGTCCATGATCACAGGTCGTTGCCTTTGGCGCACCGCGAAGACAAGCGAGGACGCTTCCTATTCACAATACCTTGAGGCACGCCGTCATCAGGAAGGTTTTGAGCCTATCGAGTCGTTGCCCCGA CTTTTTTCGGGCCTGGAGATAGGtggcgccgccatcgaccTATGCCAGCGCTAG
- a CDS encoding HAL protein kinase, translating to MLQRAGKASAKETPRRIFSNKDIIEPTLLQNEPTATSSLDVAHSPMPTSAANLAPRTQKALPTNKSPDEAPLVPKLTNFDGGNVAPLQRFIALQGGHEHHLERKPRKEPLSDLWRKLLSKKQPPEDKKGLTLLAKYGKCQEVVGYGTSGIVHVSHKKKEDGTGEELYAVKEFRRRSREAEDKYVRRLTAEFCVLSELRHPNVIRTLELLTDAKGNYCEVMEYCEGGDLFTLVRSSGKLETQEADCLFKQLMRGVEYMHEMGVVHRDLKPENLLLTRHGGLKISDFGNSDCFRTAWENEVHMMSGLCGSGPYIAPEVYIDQEYDGRAVDVWACGVVYMAMRTGSFLWQKAEKDKDEIFAQYLKDRRQKEGFSLIESLSLLSCRDVIYCMLDPNSSRRITASQVLRSEWGREIRLCQAAF from the exons ATGCTTCAACGAGCGGGCAAAGCCTCCGCTAAAGAGACACCTAGGCGGATATTCTCCAATAAAGACATCATCGAGCCGACATTGCTGCAGAACGAGCCGACTGCTACTAGTAGCCTCGATGTTGCACATAGCCCTATGCCGACCTCCGCTGCAAACCTAGCACCTCGTACTCAAAAAGCGTTACCAACCAACAAAAGCCCGGATGAAGCGCCCCTAGTTCCAAAATTAACTAATTTTGACGGCGGCAACGTCGCGCCGCTTCAGCGGTTCATCGCGCTGCAAGGAGGGCATGAGCACCATCTTGAACGAAAGCCGCGCAAAGAGCCGCTGTCCGATCTGTGGAGGAAACTACTGAGCAAGAAGCAGCCGCCGGAGGATAAGAAGGGGCTTACTTTGTTGGCGAAGTACGGCAAGTGCCAGGAAGTGGTTGGATACGGGACATCTGGCATCGTGCATGTCTCGCACAAGAAAAAAGAGGATGGAACCGGCGAAGAACTATACGCGGTGAAGGAGTTCCGGCGTCGGTCAAGGGAGGCGGAGGATAAGTACGTTAGGCGCTTGACGGCTGAGTTCTGCGTCCTCAGCGAGCTGCGCCATCCCAACGTGATCCGCACGCTCGAACTACTAACGGATGCGAAGGGGAATTACTGCGAGGTGATGGAATACTGCGAAGGTGGTGACCTATTCACACTGGTGCGCTCGTCAGGGAAGTTAGAGACACAGGAGGCGGATTGCCTCTTCAAGCAGTTGATGCGCGGCGTCGAGTATATGCACGAGATGGGTGTAGTGCACCGCGATCTCAAGCCAGAGAACTTGCTGCTTACCAGGCACGGCGGACTCAAGATCAGTGATTTCGGCAACAGCGACTGCTTTCGCACGGCCTGGGAGAACGAAGTCCATATGATGTCTGGGCTATGCGGCTCAGGGCCATATATAGCTCCAGAAGTATACATAGACCAGGAGTACGATGGCCGAGCAGTCGATGTCTGGGCATGCGGTGTCGTTTATATGGCAATGCGCACGGGTAGTTTCCTCTGGCAAAAAGCAGAGAAAGATAAGGATGAGATATTTGCACAATATCTCAAAGATCGTCGTCAGAAGGAGGGGTTTAGCCTAATTGAGTCGTTAAGCCTA TTAAGCTGCCGGGATGTTATTTACTGCATGTTAGATCCGAATTCGTCTCGCCGCATCACGGCATCACAAGTCTTGCGGTCCGAATGGGGTCGAGAAATACGACTTTGTCAGGCGGCCTTCTAG